AATATAACTTACAGCTTCATGACGGTTTCTAGCTCTAATATCATCAATGTCGTTGGTATTAATTAATTGTAAATAATCGACAATGATCAATCTTGGAATAACATTTTTGCTGGTTAAATAATGCAAGTCGTTATAAATCGTTTTAATTGATGTTTGTGGTGAAGCATTAATAAAGATCGGTCAATCATTGGTAAAATCACTTGCACCTTTTTCGAATGATTTAAACTTAACTTGATCTTTTTGATACATATTAAGTGCTGTTGAAATCTTAAAACTAATATTGGTATGTAAACTTGCTAGTCTTGAAAAGATTTCTGTATCACCCATTTCAATCGAATACATTAAACAAACTTCTTGGGGTTTATCTAGATCTTGTTGATAATTATCATCCCATTGGGCTTGTTGGTTTTCGTATTCTTCGATTTGTTGCTCACGTAATTTTTGAGCAACATTATATAAAATGTTTAAAGCAAAAGCGGTTTTACCACGACCAGGACGAGCTGCGATTACTAATAAGTTTTCAGCAACCAATCCACTTAAATATTGATCAAGTCGGTAATAACCTGTTGAATATGATTGTTGGTTTTTGTTAGAAATTAAGTTGCCAATTTTAATTAAAAAGTTATTGGCAATATCTTTAATTGTGACTAATTCACTTTGAACAGAACGGTTTACTACTTCATTAATAATCCGTTCAAAATTTCTTAAACGATTTGAAGGTGTATATTTACTAGTTTCGTCATAATCAATGTTTTCAAAAAAGTTATATGAAGCATAAAACACTGAACGAAACTTACTATGTTCAATTAAACTATCTAAAAACTTTGAAAAGTTTTCAGAACTGATGTTATTATTAGCCCGAATATAAGCACAAACTCGGTCTAAAACGTCAAGTTGAACTTTATCTAAATTGAAATTATTTTGTAGCCAAATTTGAATATCATCAATTGACCCATCAGTTTGATTTAAATATAAATCATTGGTTAAGCATTCAAAAATACGGCGGTTTACTCCCATGAAATCACTAGGAGTTAGCATTCTTTTTGCCACTTCATAACCACTAACACGATGAACAATACAACTTAAAACATACAGTTCTAAACGATAACATTTATAAAGAAACATCGCATTCTTACGATACAGTTCTTGTTCACCTGGATTGAAAGAAATAATGTCCTTGTTATAAATTTCTGACAAAGCTAAAATTTCTTCTTCAGCAACATTATCATTGTCAACTGCAGAAATGTCTGTTGATTCGTTTAGTTCATCATTGTTAATTTCATCATTGAAATTATCATCAAACTGATTAATAGACATGTAATTAAGCTTTTTGAACTTTTACTAAGATAGTTGCTTGAACTTGTTCAAAGATTTTAATAACAACATTATGTTGTCCAATATCTAGCTTTATCTTAGTATCAAGCATATCTTTGGTAATTGGAATGTGCTTTTTGTTTAAATCATCAACAATTTGCTTAAATCCAATTGTGCCAAAGGCTTTGTTTTCTTCA
The Mycoplasma sp. E35C DNA segment above includes these coding regions:
- a CDS encoding DnaB-like helicase C-terminal domain-containing protein — translated: MSINQFDDNFNDEINNDELNESTDISAVDNDNVAEEEILALSEIYNKDIISFNPGEQELYRKNAMFLYKCYRLELYVLSCIVHRVSGYEVAKRMLTPSDFMGVNRRIFECLTNDLYLNQTDGSIDDIQIWLQNNFNLDKVQLDVLDRVCAYIRANNNISSENFSKFLDSLIEHSKFRSVFYASYNFFENIDYDETSKYTPSNRLRNFERIINEVVNRSVQSELVTIKDIANNFLIKIGNLISNKNQQSYSTGYYRLDQYLSGLVAENLLVIAARPGRGKTAFALNILYNVAQKLREQQIEEYENQQAQWDDNYQQDLDKPQEVCLMYSIEMGDTEIFSRLASLHTNISFKISTALNMYQKDQVKFKSFEKGASDFTNDWPIFINASPQTSIKTIYNDLHYLTSKNVIPRLIIVDYLQLINTNDIDDIRARNRHEAVSYISGSLKRIAKQYKVPVIALAQLSRKVEERKGSDAVPILSDLRESGSIEQDADIVMFIHSNNPNKKDEEEKREDDIIDVKIVIAKNRSGPTGTVNFEFDKKHSKFREES